CTCCGGGCTCATCTGGACGATCACGTCGCGTGTCGCGCCTCGACCCTCGTCAATGATCTTCTCGATTTGCTCGTGCAGGTACGGTTTCATTTTGGACCTCCAGTCAGCTTCCCGGCCTCGTTCAGCGACCTACAAGGCTCGTGCTCTCTTGATGTCGTCACGCAGTCGCGGGATATCGAAAACATCGATCTTTGCGCCTTCTGTTCCTTCCGAACCCACCGCTACATGACCGTCGACGTCGATGTGCTTGATGACTTCTTCGGCGTCAGCCAGAGACTGGTCCTTGGCGGCCTTTCGTTCTGCAAAGTCACTCTTTAGCCCGAAAATGCCGAGGAAACTCGTCCAGGCCGCACCAACGGCAACGGCCTGGATCAAATCGTGAGCCAACGCCGTCGCGAAAAACGCTCCCAGGATCGTGTAAAAGATAAACCCGATCCAGAACTGCCGCCACCGTTCCTTCCTCAAATCATCTCTCAGCTTGTCGACGGTGTCGTTGAGGGCCGTGATGGCTGCGTTATCGGGTGGATCCGCCTCCGTGAGTTGACTCAGACGAGAGTAGAAGGCGTCAAGCCGTTTCTGCTCCGCATCGATCCTGACTTTGCCGACCGTTCCGGGGATCACGCCCCCGATCAGCGAAAAAGCGGTCACCAGCGCTCCGACCACCCCGAGCCCGGCATAGAGCCAACCGATTGCCCAGTCGTGTTTCTCCTGGCTATACCAGTGAAAGAGCGTCGTCGATCCCTGGTCTTCCGCCTCCTGTGTCTCCTCGGCAACCACCGCAATGACACCGCCAAGCATCAAGATCACGGTCAACACAAAAACACGAAAAACTTTCATCACGTCCTCCTTGGTGGCTTCGCTCTCGCCGCCCGTTCAACCCGCCTCTCGATCCCATGCCTGAAGGTTCTGAAACACCTTTGAATTGATCCGCACCCCCAAATTGGAACGAACCAAGCCCGTCCCGTGTATGCCCACGACCTGCCGGCTGCCGTTGAGATGCCGCCAGATGGGCGCGCCGCTTTGCCCACCACTGGTATCAACCGTGTATGCCAGAGTCGAGGTGCCTATTCTCTCAAGGTGGCGGGCCTGCCACCAGAGAGAGCCCGCCTGCGGCTTGTCGTCCGGATAACCCGCAATGTTGATCTCGTTCTGGCGCAGGTCGTGGTTGCTCAAGCTCGCAAATCCAAGGTACCCCAGATCGTCGCCTATGGCCTCGGGCAACAGGAGCGCCCCATAATCCAGTGATCGGTCGCGCCGATTGAGCCAGCCGGTAACGCTGCGGAACCTCGAAGTAGTCACCGTTGAGTAGGGGAGCCGCGAACCGTTTCTTCCTGGAGTAACTTCAATTCTCTGGGCCCAGCCGCCCCGATCGTGCATGTAGACACAATGGCCGGCCGTCACAACTAGTCTCTTTCCGGCGAGCCACCCTGTGCCGATCAGCTCCGACCCGTCGGCGCCCGTGATCGCGAGGGAGCCGATGCTGCGACACGGATACTGGGAGGTATCGGCAATCTGCTGCCGCTCATCTTCTCCGATCACCGTCCTCGGCTTGATCCGAAATTTCGGGCCGGCTCGCCCGGCCCTTCGACCGCCTCTCCGGCGGACCGCGTCGCGAGGCCGACCCTGCAGGGCTCGCGCCACCAGTTCTCGCCGCGAGTGCACAAGCTGCGCCGCACCCGACACTTCCAGCTCGAGAGCACCCTCGCCGGTGGCGGCAAAGACGCCGGGTTCCGTCCCGTCGGCTCCCTTGACCTCCATGGCATCAACCGTGGGTGCCGGGTGGCGTCTCTCGACCCGTTGGTTGCTCCCCGGTTCCCGTATTCCCCGGATTCTCTTCGCT
This portion of the bacterium genome encodes:
- a CDS encoding serine protease, which translates into the protein MEVKGADGTEPGVFAATGEGALELEVSGAAQLVHSRRELVARALQGRPRDAVRRRGGRRAGRAGPKFRIKPRTVIGEDERQQIADTSQYPCRSIGSLAITGADGSELIGTGWLAGKRLVVTAGHCVYMHDRGGWAQRIEVTPGRNGSRLPYSTVTTSRFRSVTGWLNRRDRSLDYGALLLPEAIGDDLGYLGFASLSNHDLRQNEINIAGYPDDKPQAGSLWWQARHLERIGTSTLAYTVDTSGGQSGAPIWRHLNGSRQVVGIHGTGLVRSNLGVRINSKVFQNLQAWDREAG